In Antechinus flavipes isolate AdamAnt ecotype Samford, QLD, Australia chromosome 3, AdamAnt_v2, whole genome shotgun sequence, a genomic segment contains:
- the LOC127558221 gene encoding olfactory receptor 2AJ1-like — MWEEKNQTFVKDFILLGLLHPNQYGFLFLTLILIIFMVAIMGNTVLILVIRLDIRLHTPMYFLLSHLSFIDILHISNIVPKMASNFISGRKFITFAGCGLQIFLSLIFLGSECLLLSAMSYDRYVAICHPLRYPILMNHRISVLLAAGCWLVGTINSTIHTTYVLHLPFCGTRAIDHFFCEVPAMLKLSCVDTSHYEGGVYVSGVVFLLTPFSIILASYCQILRTVLHIKSMEAQKKAFSTCSSHLAVVIMYYGPFIFTYMRPKSYHTPGQDKVLAILYTILTPMLNPIIYSLRNKDVLCALKKVLGKALVHRN; from the coding sequence atgtgggaagaaaaaaatcaaacttttgtTAAAGATTTCATCCTTTTAGGATTATTGCATCCAAACCAATATGGATTCTTATTCTTAAcacttattcttattatttttatggtGGCAATTATGGGGAACACAGTCTTGATTCTTGTGATCCGCCTCGACATCCGACTCCACACTCCAATGTATTTTCTTCTCAGCCACCTCTCCTTCATAGATATATTGCACATTTCCAACATCGTTCCCAAGATGGCCAGTAATTTCATATCTGGCAGGAAATTCATCACATTTGCAGGTTGTGGATTACagattttcctctctctcatttttttgggTTCTGAATGCCTTCTTCTTTCAGCTATGTCCTATGATCGCTACGTAGCTATCTGCCACCCATTGCGTTATCCCATCCTCATGAATCATCGGATCAGTGTCCTTCTGGCTGCAGGATGCTGGCTTGTGGGAACCATCAACTCTACAATTCACACAACTTATGTTCTGCACCTCCCTTTTTGTGGCACAAGAGCCATCGACCACTTCTTCTGTGAAGTCCCAGCCATGTTGAAACTCTCCTGTGTTGACACATCGCACTATGAAGGAGGGGTCTATGTGAGTGGTGTAGTTTTCCTCCTCACTCCCTTTTCCATCATTCTTGCCTCTTATTGTCAGATTCTCCGCACTGTGCTTCACATTAAATCTATGGAGGCCCAGAAAAAAGCCTTCTCCACTTGTTCCTCCCATCTAGCTGTAGTTATCATGTACTATGGGCCATTTATCTTTACATACATGAGACCAAAGTCCTATCATACTCCAGGTCAGGACAAGGTCTTAGCCATTTTATATACAATTCTCACTCCTATGCTCAACCCTATCATCTACAGCCTCAGAAATAAAGATGTTTTATGTGCCCTAAAGAAAGTTTTAGGGAAGGCACTTGTGCacagaaattaa